One window of Caldisericum exile AZM16c01 genomic DNA carries:
- a CDS encoding radical SAM protein produces MKNYKSLEELYKLLSPCNLCPLRCEVDRLKGEIGICNSNAIIKISSAVLYKGEEPPLSGPFGSGTIFFSNCNLKCVYCQNYNFSQLGAGKFVSVKELSNIMLWLEKKGASNINFVTATHYAPQAMASLTLARERGLKIPAVWNTIGYETVELVKLLNNFIDIYLPDLRYINDEDALKYSNAPNYFEITMEALREMVKNKSIKFGNDGLLKEGVVVRYLVFPGRLNDLRRALKVLKREFGDSIFISVMTQYVPVYRAHEFKELSRKLTKEEINEVKKIVKEEGIKNGWVQYD; encoded by the coding sequence ATGAAAAATTATAAATCTCTCGAAGAGTTGTATAAGTTGCTTTCTCCATGTAATCTTTGCCCGCTTAGGTGTGAGGTGGATAGGTTAAAAGGTGAAATAGGTATATGCAATTCTAATGCTATTATTAAAATTTCTTCTGCCGTTTTATACAAAGGAGAAGAGCCACCTTTGTCTGGACCTTTTGGGTCTGGCACAATTTTTTTCAGCAATTGTAATCTTAAATGCGTTTATTGTCAAAATTACAATTTTAGTCAGTTAGGTGCAGGGAAATTTGTTTCAGTGAAAGAACTTTCAAATATAATGCTTTGGCTTGAGAAAAAGGGTGCTTCTAACATTAACTTTGTAACGGCAACACACTATGCACCACAAGCGATGGCTTCACTTACACTTGCAAGAGAAAGAGGCTTAAAAATACCAGCCGTTTGGAATACCATAGGCTACGAAACTGTTGAACTTGTAAAACTTCTCAATAACTTTATCGATATATACCTTCCGGACCTTCGATACATAAATGATGAAGATGCTTTGAAATATTCAAATGCACCTAATTACTTCGAGATTACAATGGAAGCGTTGAGAGAAATGGTAAAAAATAAAAGTATAAAATTTGGGAACGACGGTCTTCTTAAAGAGGGTGTTGTTGTGAGGTATCTTGTATTTCCGGGAAGGTTAAATGATCTTCGTAGAGCACTCAAAGTTCTCAAGCGTGAATTTGGTGATTCTATTTTCATTTCTGTGATGACTCAGTATGTCCCAGTATATCGAGCACATGAATTTAAGGAACTTTCAAGAAAACTTACAAAAGAAGAAATAAATGAGGTAAAGAAAATCGTAAAAGAAGAGGGCATAAAAAACGGTTGGGTGCAATACGATTAA
- the trmFO gene encoding methylenetetrahydrofolate--tRNA-(uracil(54)-C(5))-methyltransferase (FADH(2)-oxidizing) TrmFO, protein MKVVVIGGGLAGSEAALQIAEHSIDVILYEMRPGKLTEAHRTGNFAELVCSNSLGSIELTDARGLLKEEGLKLGSILLQIAYKNRVPAGKALAVDRVKFSEEITNIILNHPKIHVERAEVTKIDFENDIVVIASGPLTSDALLNELQKLFGENLFFYDAISPVVTRESLDLTKMFFGGRYNQSPDYLNIPLTYEEYTRFHKELIEAKTHTPHDFDKVFFESCLPIEEIARRGFDALRFGPLTPKGFSDNYFAVVQLRREDVHGNLFELVGFQTSLTYPEQKRVFGLLPGLENAEFVRYGSIHKNAYFKANRILLKTLQTRKYPNIFLAGQITGSEGYSEAILTGLVAGLNVVRLFNGKELLEIGEETMIGSLIRFLVENDLNNPQPMRANFGLIPKKYFEIPKSKRKEIFINDSLNAIEKLRRSL, encoded by the coding sequence ATGAAAGTTGTTGTAATTGGTGGTGGTCTTGCAGGAAGCGAAGCAGCACTACAAATTGCAGAGCATAGTATAGATGTAATTCTATATGAAATGAGGCCTGGAAAACTGACCGAAGCACACCGAACTGGAAATTTTGCAGAACTTGTATGCAGTAATTCCTTGGGATCGATTGAACTAACTGATGCAAGAGGACTCTTAAAAGAGGAAGGTTTAAAGTTGGGGTCAATCTTACTTCAGATTGCTTACAAAAACAGAGTGCCTGCTGGAAAAGCGCTTGCTGTTGATAGAGTAAAGTTTTCAGAGGAAATTACAAATATTATTTTAAATCATCCAAAGATTCATGTTGAGCGAGCGGAAGTTACCAAAATAGATTTTGAAAACGATATTGTAGTTATTGCCTCAGGTCCTTTAACAAGTGATGCACTATTAAACGAATTACAAAAACTTTTTGGAGAGAACCTTTTCTTTTACGATGCAATTTCTCCTGTTGTAACAAGAGAATCACTTGACCTAACGAAGATGTTTTTTGGCGGACGTTATAACCAATCCCCTGACTACTTGAATATCCCGCTTACATATGAAGAGTATACAAGATTTCATAAAGAACTTATTGAAGCAAAGACTCATACACCTCACGATTTCGATAAAGTGTTTTTTGAATCCTGTCTTCCTATTGAAGAAATTGCCCGGCGTGGCTTTGATGCGTTGCGATTTGGTCCACTTACGCCGAAAGGTTTTTCCGACAATTACTTTGCAGTTGTACAGTTAAGGAGAGAAGATGTTCACGGAAATCTTTTTGAACTTGTTGGCTTTCAAACATCTTTAACATATCCAGAGCAAAAAAGAGTGTTTGGTCTTCTTCCCGGCCTTGAAAATGCTGAATTTGTAAGATATGGAAGTATTCATAAAAACGCCTATTTCAAAGCAAATAGGATACTTCTAAAAACTCTTCAAACAAGAAAATATCCAAATATTTTCCTTGCAGGGCAAATTACAGGATCCGAAGGGTATAGCGAAGCAATTTTAACTGGACTTGTTGCAGGTTTGAATGTAGTAAGGTTGTTTAATGGCAAGGAACTTCTTGAAATTGGAGAAGAAACAATGATAGGAAGTCTTATTCGCTTTCTTGTGGAAAATGACCTTAATAATCCACAACCAATGCGAGCTAATTTCGGACTTATCCCTAAAAAGTACTTTGAAATTCCTAAAAGTAAAAGAAAAGAGATTTTCATCAATGATTCTCTAAACGCAATAGAAAAATTGCGGAGAAGCTTATGA
- the dprA gene encoding DNA-processing protein DprA, with the protein MDLLKVVALNYLRFNKPKQAKIYLKEFTENNSFEFEIEKQYVEFAEKEIKKAEKLNVKIIPFYDEKYPEALSVLKDKPLLLYVKGDFISFPNEAIAVVGSRKCSNYGKSVAYKIAYDLGGAGVTVVSGLAYGIDSAAHNGALDANGRTIAVLGSGVDIIYPKDHINLAKKIENNGFLVSEFPFGATPLKYNFPFRNRIISALSLGVVVVEAELKSGSLITATHAIEQGKEVFAVPGNITNPTSAGSNALIRDGAIPLLDVNDIFENIKELSHLKSNKDIKQFSEIEQFILNALEDGDTFDTLKEKISIGNKLVLDSELLVVLTSLEVKRYIKKSAGRYYKI; encoded by the coding sequence ATGGATTTGTTAAAAGTCGTTGCTTTAAACTATCTTAGGTTTAATAAGCCGAAACAAGCAAAAATTTACTTGAAAGAGTTTACTGAAAATAATTCCTTTGAATTCGAGATCGAGAAACAATATGTTGAGTTTGCAGAAAAAGAAATCAAAAAGGCAGAAAAACTAAATGTAAAAATTATTCCTTTCTACGATGAAAAATATCCCGAAGCCTTGTCAGTTTTAAAGGATAAACCTCTCCTATTGTATGTAAAGGGGGACTTTATTAGTTTTCCCAATGAAGCAATTGCAGTTGTTGGCTCAAGGAAATGCTCAAATTACGGGAAAAGTGTTGCTTATAAAATTGCATATGACCTTGGAGGTGCAGGAGTTACAGTAGTTAGTGGGCTTGCATATGGCATCGATAGTGCAGCACATAATGGAGCACTTGATGCAAACGGAAGAACGATTGCAGTCTTGGGAAGCGGTGTTGATATAATATATCCAAAGGACCACATAAATTTAGCAAAAAAAATTGAAAATAATGGCTTTCTTGTTTCTGAGTTTCCTTTTGGAGCAACGCCTTTAAAGTACAATTTTCCGTTTAGAAATAGAATAATAAGTGCTTTAAGTCTTGGCGTGGTTGTGGTTGAGGCAGAGTTAAAAAGTGGCTCTTTAATTACTGCAACACATGCAATAGAACAAGGAAAAGAGGTTTTTGCAGTGCCAGGAAATATTACAAACCCAACAAGTGCAGGGTCAAATGCCCTTATAAGAGATGGAGCAATTCCTTTGCTTGATGTGAATGATATTTTTGAGAATATAAAAGAGTTGAGCCATTTAAAATCAAATAAAGATATTAAACAATTTTCAGAAATTGAGCAATTTATCCTTAATGCACTTGAAGATGGGGATACTTTTGATACTTTGAAAGAGAAAATTTCCATTGGGAATAAATTGGTATTGGATTCTGAACTCTTAGTTGTGCTAACCAGTCTTGAAGTAAAACGATATATAAAGAAGTCCGCTGGGAGGTATTACAAGATATGA
- a CDS encoding ECF transporter S component, with protein MSWKNLRSIIFTGILAALSFVLMRFTEFPLLPQASFLKTDLGDIPLLVGAYFFGPITGIAIAFIKDLLFFVSGAGQGGPIGVLLNFIATGTFALVVGIVSLKKKNNLTLLLGLILGTITFTLMMIPANLWAIPKFLPSWTKEQILNYIYTINIPFNLLKGLLDTVVTFLVVKPLQSRRIFSQTS; from the coding sequence ATGTCCTGGAAAAATTTAAGAAGTATTATCTTTACTGGTATTCTTGCAGCCCTTAGTTTTGTTTTAATGCGTTTTACTGAGTTTCCTTTGCTTCCTCAGGCAAGTTTCCTTAAAACAGATTTAGGAGACATTCCGTTACTTGTCGGCGCTTACTTCTTTGGCCCTATTACAGGTATTGCCATTGCATTTATAAAAGATTTATTATTCTTTGTAAGTGGGGCAGGACAAGGTGGTCCAATTGGAGTGCTCTTAAATTTTATTGCAACAGGAACCTTTGCACTTGTTGTAGGAATTGTAAGCCTTAAAAAGAAAAATAATCTAACACTCCTTTTAGGGCTAATCCTTGGGACGATAACGTTCACTCTCATGATGATTCCTGCAAACCTTTGGGCAATACCTAAATTTTTGCCGTCATGGACAAAGGAGCAAATACTCAATTACATCTATACAATAAATATTCCGTTTAATCTTTTAAAAGGGCTGCTTGACACAGTAGTAACGTTCTTAGTTGTAAAACCGCTACAAAGTCGAAGAATTTTCTCACAGACTTCGTAA
- the rplT gene encoding 50S ribosomal protein L20, whose protein sequence is MMRVKAGIVTRRKHKKILKLAEGYRGAASRRFKVANEAVMHALKYSYIHRREKKREFRKLWIARINALAREYGLTYSRFINGLKLANVEIDRKILADLAVNDVKAFEELVNKAKEALEKNGVKA, encoded by the coding sequence ATCATGAGAGTTAAGGCAGGCATTGTAACAAGAAGAAAACATAAAAAGATTTTGAAGTTAGCAGAAGGTTATAGGGGTGCTGCTTCGCGTAGATTTAAGGTTGCAAATGAAGCAGTAATGCATGCGCTCAAGTATTCATACATTCACAGAAGAGAAAAGAAGAGAGAATTTAGGAAACTCTGGATTGCAAGAATTAACGCACTTGCAAGAGAATATGGGTTAACTTACAGCAGATTTATTAACGGACTGAAGCTTGCAAATGTTGAAATTGACAGAAAAATACTTGCAGATCTTGCAGTAAATGATGTAAAGGCTTTTGAAGAACTTGTTAATAAGGCAAAAGAAGCACTCGAAAAAAACGGAGTAAAGGCATAA
- the rpmI gene encoding 50S ribosomal protein L35 translates to MKNKIRSSRSAMKRFRVTGSGKLVAYGANHSHHLEKKSSRRKKRLNSLHVISKTDVKNILGVAPYLK, encoded by the coding sequence ATGAAAAACAAAATCAGGTCAAGCAGATCAGCAATGAAGAGGTTTAGAGTTACAGGATCAGGTAAACTTGTTGCTTATGGTGCAAACCACAGCCACCATCTTGAAAAGAAATCTTCAAGAAGAAAGAAAAGATTAAACAGTTTGCATGTAATCTCCAAAACTGATGTAAAGAACATTTTAGGTGTTGCACCTTATTTGAAGTAA
- the infC gene encoding translation initiation factor IF-3 encodes MNSKDVIANENIRLKEVRLIDENGAQVGIMSSRDALNIAREKGLDLVLIAPNANPPVCRIVDLGKYLYEQTKKEKEAKKKQTKIEVKQMRYRLKIDTNDLAIKNKKVREFIEDGNRVNIEIWFRGREMAFTDQGFELANKIIDALSDVAIVASPPKMAGKNLVFSLEPNKEVLKKLRERREAHEKQNQVKQISNEEV; translated from the coding sequence ATTAACAGTAAAGACGTAATTGCAAACGAAAACATCCGCCTGAAGGAAGTGCGCCTTATTGATGAAAATGGCGCTCAGGTTGGAATCATGAGTTCAAGGGATGCCTTGAACATTGCAAGAGAAAAGGGACTTGATCTGGTGTTAATAGCACCTAATGCAAATCCGCCAGTGTGTAGGATTGTAGATTTAGGCAAGTATCTCTACGAGCAGACGAAGAAAGAAAAAGAGGCAAAAAAGAAACAAACAAAAATTGAAGTTAAGCAGATGCGCTACAGGTTGAAGATTGACACGAATGACCTTGCAATAAAAAACAAGAAAGTAAGAGAGTTTATTGAGGATGGTAATAGAGTAAATATTGAAATATGGTTCAGGGGAAGAGAGATGGCTTTTACTGACCAAGGATTTGAACTTGCAAACAAAATAATTGATGCACTTTCCGATGTTGCAATTGTTGCAAGCCCCCCCAAAATGGCTGGCAAAAACTTGGTCTTTTCTCTTGAACCGAATAAAGAAGTTTTAAAGAAATTAAGGGAAAGGAGAGAAGCACATGAAAAACAAAATCAGGTCAAGCAGATCAGCAATGAAGAGGTTTAG
- the thrS gene encoding threonine--tRNA ligase: MKIQISNEIYQFEDGLTIKEILKRLNFDLSKIVAAKVQGVQKDLLTKVNGDVEIEPIFIDTEEGEEILRHSTSHILAQAVMHLFPNAKYTIGPAIEKGFYYDFDLENPLTEEGLTKIEEEMRRIVNEHLPFERIDLPKDNAIELFKELNQPYKIEIIEEVEGDTVSIYKQGDFTDLCRGPHIPDTSYAKYFKLLSVAGAYWRGDEKNKMLQRVYGTAFATEERLKEYLNFLEEAKKRDHRKLGKELDLFSIQEEIGPGLILWHPKGAMIRKIIEDFWRDEHIKRGYYFVYTPHIARVELWKTSGHWDFYRENMFSPMEVDKGSYMVKPMNCPFHIAIYKSRTRSYRDLPLRLAELGTVYRYERAGVLHGLLRVRGFTQDDAHLFVQPEKLEEEIIGVVEFAKYMIETFGFKNYNVYLSTRPEKYVGSLENWELATNALKVALDELKIPYKIDPGEGVFYGPKIDIKLVDAIGREWQGPTIQVDFNLPERFDVTYIGEDGKEHRPIMIHRVVLGSMERFFGTLIEQYAGAFPTWIAPVQVRIVPIADRHLEYAKSVKEKLFLNGLRVEVDERSEKMNAKIRDAETEKIPYILIIGDKEVSSNSVSVRKRRVGDLGAMDVDAFKERILNEVRNRVID; this comes from the coding sequence GTGAAAATACAGATATCAAATGAAATTTATCAATTTGAAGATGGACTTACAATAAAAGAAATTCTTAAGAGACTTAATTTTGATCTTTCAAAAATTGTGGCAGCAAAAGTTCAAGGTGTTCAAAAGGATCTGTTAACAAAAGTAAATGGCGATGTTGAAATTGAGCCAATATTCATCGATACAGAAGAGGGAGAAGAAATTTTACGACACAGCACATCTCACATTCTTGCACAGGCAGTAATGCATCTATTTCCAAATGCAAAGTATACTATTGGACCTGCAATTGAAAAGGGTTTTTACTATGATTTTGATCTTGAAAATCCACTAACAGAAGAGGGCCTAACAAAAATTGAAGAAGAGATGAGGAGGATCGTTAATGAACATTTACCTTTTGAGCGTATTGACCTTCCAAAGGATAATGCAATCGAACTTTTCAAAGAATTGAATCAACCATATAAGATTGAAATTATAGAAGAAGTTGAAGGAGACACTGTTTCAATATATAAACAGGGTGATTTTACAGATCTCTGTAGGGGTCCGCATATTCCAGACACTTCCTATGCAAAATACTTTAAATTGTTAAGTGTTGCAGGGGCATATTGGCGAGGCGATGAAAAGAATAAAATGCTTCAGCGTGTATATGGCACTGCCTTTGCAACAGAAGAGCGCTTGAAAGAATATTTAAATTTCCTTGAGGAAGCAAAAAAGCGAGATCACAGAAAACTTGGAAAGGAGCTTGACCTCTTTAGTATTCAAGAAGAAATTGGGCCAGGATTAATACTGTGGCACCCGAAAGGTGCAATGATTCGAAAAATCATTGAGGATTTTTGGCGTGATGAACATATAAAGCGTGGATATTACTTTGTTTATACCCCTCATATTGCTCGGGTTGAGTTGTGGAAGACCTCAGGGCATTGGGATTTTTACAGAGAAAATATGTTTTCCCCAATGGAAGTAGATAAAGGATCATACATGGTAAAGCCAATGAACTGTCCATTCCATATTGCAATTTATAAATCAAGAACTCGAAGTTATAGGGATTTGCCTTTGAGGCTTGCAGAACTTGGCACAGTTTATAGGTATGAAAGAGCAGGAGTCCTTCATGGTCTTTTGAGGGTAAGAGGATTTACTCAAGATGATGCACACCTCTTTGTGCAACCAGAAAAGCTAGAAGAGGAAATCATAGGTGTTGTTGAGTTTGCAAAATATATGATTGAGACGTTTGGATTCAAAAACTACAACGTTTATCTTTCTACACGTCCTGAGAAATATGTAGGAAGTCTTGAAAATTGGGAATTGGCAACCAATGCACTTAAAGTTGCTCTTGATGAGCTTAAGATCCCTTATAAAATCGATCCAGGAGAAGGGGTTTTCTATGGACCAAAGATCGATATAAAACTTGTTGATGCAATTGGACGTGAGTGGCAAGGGCCAACGATTCAGGTTGATTTTAACCTCCCAGAAAGATTTGACGTTACATATATTGGTGAAGATGGAAAAGAGCACAGACCTATTATGATTCATAGAGTTGTGCTTGGCTCAATGGAGCGATTCTTTGGCACACTCATCGAGCAATATGCAGGTGCTTTCCCTACATGGATTGCGCCAGTGCAAGTTCGCATTGTTCCAATAGCAGATAGACATCTTGAATATGCTAAGAGTGTTAAAGAAAAACTCTTCTTGAACGGTTTGCGTGTAGAGGTTGATGAAAGATCAGAGAAAATGAATGCAAAAATTAGAGATGCTGAAACCGAAAAAATCCCTTATATTCTCATAATAGGAGATAAAGAGGTCTCATCAAATAGTGTTTCCGTAAGAAAAAGACGTGTAGGCGACCTTGGTGCTATGGATGTTGATGCTTTCAAGGAACGCATTTTAAATGAGGTTAGAAACAGAGTTATAGACTAA